The Gymnogyps californianus isolate 813 chromosome 5, ASM1813914v2, whole genome shotgun sequence genome contains a region encoding:
- the DEPDC7 gene encoding DEP domain-containing protein 7 isoform X1 — MATVREKAAALSLSAVCSPAARPPGFSLAQKPFGATYVWSSIINALQTQVEVKKRRQNLKCYHDCFIGSDAVDVVFAHLLQNKYFGDVDVSRAKIVRVCQALMDYKVFEAVSTRVFGKDKRSVFEDSSSSLYRFTNVSNQTELDKDYQQCTPQRHEKSMLFHSTPVKPESLEDLWENLSLKPANTPQVNISDSLSRRVINEVWQEQTIARLLQLVDLPLLESLLEHQEIKPQLPQPRKGTGYVITSNYLDREILKAFSDSQTDEWLSAAIDCLEYLPDPMVVDISRNLPDQPDKADAWKLLLFENIGRYYGQKKEPLLSHASEIHSGIAELLVNGKMEQSLEAVQLYLKLLDSQVREEFRRLLYFMAVAAHNSELKLQKESDNRMVVKRTFSKAIINNKTLSRGKTDLLILFLVDHQKDVLKIPGTLHKMVSNKLVALQKGQDPSKITGYTFCQKLDEREYRSNTEKTTRDELLSLLKAIDEDSKLSDKERKRLLGQFHSSNPSIFMQYFGDRVTNMCV; from the exons ATGGCCACGGTGCGGGAGAAGGCGGCAGCTTTGAGCCTCAGCGCTGTCTGCAGCCCCGCCGCCAGGCCGCCGG GCTTTAGCTTGGCACAGAAACCATTTGGAGCAACATATGTCTGGAGCAGCATTATCAATGCACTTCAAACTCAAGTGGAAGTGAAAAAGCGTCGCCAGAACCTGAAGTGCTATCATGACTGTTTTATTGGTTCAGATGCGGTGGATGTTGTCTTTGCCCATCTTCTACAGAACAAGTATTTTGGGGATGTTGACGTTTCCCGTGCTAAAATAGTGCGTGTATGTCAAGCACTGATGGATTACAAAGTATTTGAGGCTGTTTCAACTAGGGTCTTTGGAAAAGACAAACGGTCTGTATTTGAAGACAGTAGCAGTAGCCTCTACAGATTCACAAATGTCTCAAACCAAACGGAACTTGATAAAGATTACCAGCAGTGTACACCACAAAG ACATGAGAAGAGCATGTTATTTCACTCTACTCCTGTCAAACCAGAAAGCTTGGAGGATCTCTGGGAAAACCTGAGTTTAAAGCCTGCAAATACCCCTCAAGTAAACATCTCGGATAGTTTGTCCCGTCGAG TTATTAATGAAGTATGGCAAGAACAAACAATTGCTCGTCTGCTGCAGCTTGTAGACCTTCCGCTCCTTGAGTCTTTACTTGAGCACCAAGAGATCAAACCTCAGCTTCCACAACCAAGGAAGGGAACTGGATATGTCATCACAAGTAACTATCTAGACAGAGAGATTCTCAAGGCTTTCAGTGACTCACA AACAGATGAATGGCTCTCAGCAGCAATAGATTGCTTGGAATATCTTCCAGATCCTATGGTGGTAGATATTAGCAGGAACTTGCCTGATCAACCAGATAAAGCAGATGCATGGAAACTACTGCTGTTTGAAAATATTGGTAGATACTATGGCCAAAAAAAGGAGCCGCTGTTAAGCCATGCATCTGAAATTCATTCAGGAATTGCAGAACTATTAG TGAATGGGAAGATGGAGCAATCTTTAGAAGCTGTTCAACTCTATTTGAAACTTCTAGACAGCCAAGTCAGGGAGGAGTTCAGAAGACTACTGTATTTCATGGCTGTTGCAGCACATAATTCTGAACTCAAACTACAGAAGGAG AGTGACAACAGGATGGTTGTGAAAAGGACATTCTCTAAAGCTATTATCAACAATAAAACCTTATCCAGAGGGAAAACTGACCTCCTGATCTTATTCCTTGTGGATCACCAAAAAGATGTGTTAAAG ATCCCAGGGACACTGCATAAAATGGTCAGCAATAAACTGGTGGCTTTGCAGAAAGGCCAAGATCCTAGTAAGATAACAG GCTATACCTTTTGCCAAAAACTTGATGAAAGGGAGTATCGCTCCAATACAGAGAAGACGACAAGAGATGAGTTGTTATCTCTATTGAAAGCTATTGATGAAGATTCAAAGCTCTCtgacaaagagagaaagagactgCTAGGTCAGTTTCATAGTAGTAATCCAAGTATTTTTATGCAGTATTTTGGTGACAGAGTTACTAATATGTGTGTGTGA
- the DEPDC7 gene encoding DEP domain-containing protein 7 isoform X2 encodes MATVREKAAALSLSAVCSPAARPPGFSLAQKPFGATYVWSSIINALQTQVEVKKRRQNLKCYHDCFIGSDAVDVVFAHLLQNKYFGDVDVSRAKIVRVCQALMDYKVFEAVSTRVFGKDKRSVFEDSSSSLYRFTNVSNQTELDKDYQQCTPQRLKSMLFHSTPVKPESLEDLWENLSLKPANTPQVNISDSLSRRVINEVWQEQTIARLLQLVDLPLLESLLEHQEIKPQLPQPRKGTGYVITSNYLDREILKAFSDSQTDEWLSAAIDCLEYLPDPMVVDISRNLPDQPDKADAWKLLLFENIGRYYGQKKEPLLSHASEIHSGIAELLVNGKMEQSLEAVQLYLKLLDSQVREEFRRLLYFMAVAAHNSELKLQKESDNRMVVKRTFSKAIINNKTLSRGKTDLLILFLVDHQKDVLKIPGTLHKMVSNKLVALQKGQDPSKITGYTFCQKLDEREYRSNTEKTTRDELLSLLKAIDEDSKLSDKERKRLLGQFHSSNPSIFMQYFGDRVTNMCV; translated from the exons ATGGCCACGGTGCGGGAGAAGGCGGCAGCTTTGAGCCTCAGCGCTGTCTGCAGCCCCGCCGCCAGGCCGCCGG GCTTTAGCTTGGCACAGAAACCATTTGGAGCAACATATGTCTGGAGCAGCATTATCAATGCACTTCAAACTCAAGTGGAAGTGAAAAAGCGTCGCCAGAACCTGAAGTGCTATCATGACTGTTTTATTGGTTCAGATGCGGTGGATGTTGTCTTTGCCCATCTTCTACAGAACAAGTATTTTGGGGATGTTGACGTTTCCCGTGCTAAAATAGTGCGTGTATGTCAAGCACTGATGGATTACAAAGTATTTGAGGCTGTTTCAACTAGGGTCTTTGGAAAAGACAAACGGTCTGTATTTGAAGACAGTAGCAGTAGCCTCTACAGATTCACAAATGTCTCAAACCAAACGGAACTTGATAAAGATTACCAGCAGTGTACACCACAAAGGTTA AAGAGCATGTTATTTCACTCTACTCCTGTCAAACCAGAAAGCTTGGAGGATCTCTGGGAAAACCTGAGTTTAAAGCCTGCAAATACCCCTCAAGTAAACATCTCGGATAGTTTGTCCCGTCGAG TTATTAATGAAGTATGGCAAGAACAAACAATTGCTCGTCTGCTGCAGCTTGTAGACCTTCCGCTCCTTGAGTCTTTACTTGAGCACCAAGAGATCAAACCTCAGCTTCCACAACCAAGGAAGGGAACTGGATATGTCATCACAAGTAACTATCTAGACAGAGAGATTCTCAAGGCTTTCAGTGACTCACA AACAGATGAATGGCTCTCAGCAGCAATAGATTGCTTGGAATATCTTCCAGATCCTATGGTGGTAGATATTAGCAGGAACTTGCCTGATCAACCAGATAAAGCAGATGCATGGAAACTACTGCTGTTTGAAAATATTGGTAGATACTATGGCCAAAAAAAGGAGCCGCTGTTAAGCCATGCATCTGAAATTCATTCAGGAATTGCAGAACTATTAG TGAATGGGAAGATGGAGCAATCTTTAGAAGCTGTTCAACTCTATTTGAAACTTCTAGACAGCCAAGTCAGGGAGGAGTTCAGAAGACTACTGTATTTCATGGCTGTTGCAGCACATAATTCTGAACTCAAACTACAGAAGGAG AGTGACAACAGGATGGTTGTGAAAAGGACATTCTCTAAAGCTATTATCAACAATAAAACCTTATCCAGAGGGAAAACTGACCTCCTGATCTTATTCCTTGTGGATCACCAAAAAGATGTGTTAAAG ATCCCAGGGACACTGCATAAAATGGTCAGCAATAAACTGGTGGCTTTGCAGAAAGGCCAAGATCCTAGTAAGATAACAG GCTATACCTTTTGCCAAAAACTTGATGAAAGGGAGTATCGCTCCAATACAGAGAAGACGACAAGAGATGAGTTGTTATCTCTATTGAAAGCTATTGATGAAGATTCAAAGCTCTCtgacaaagagagaaagagactgCTAGGTCAGTTTCATAGTAGTAATCCAAGTATTTTTATGCAGTATTTTGGTGACAGAGTTACTAATATGTGTGTGTGA